The Methanocella arvoryzae MRE50 genome includes a region encoding these proteins:
- a CDS encoding 50S ribosomal protein L16 translates to MARKPGRMYKKFSGPAYTRREYMGGVPGVKVAQFDMGNLTEELPIAVTLVVNETCQIRHDALEAARISANRYLLNDVGKTNYRFKVRVYPHQVLRENKQATGAGADRVSDGMRRAFGKAVGTAARVYEGQGVFTIWVNRANFEKAKEAMRRAGHKLPTPYRVVVEKGAELVK, encoded by the coding sequence ATGGCGAGAAAACCAGGAAGAATGTACAAGAAGTTTTCGGGCCCGGCCTACACCAGGCGTGAATACATGGGCGGTGTCCCGGGTGTCAAGGTAGCCCAGTTCGATATGGGCAACCTCACTGAAGAATTACCCATCGCAGTCACCCTCGTCGTCAACGAGACCTGCCAGATCAGGCACGATGCCCTCGAGGCAGCCCGCATCTCTGCTAACAGGTACCTCCTGAACGACGTCGGCAAGACCAACTACAGGTTCAAGGTAAGGGTCTACCCACACCAGGTCCTCAGGGAGAACAAGCAGGCAACCGGCGCAGGTGCAGACCGTGTATCGGACGGCATGCGCAGGGCTTTCGGCAAGGCCGTCGGCACCGCAGCCCGCGTCTACGAGGGACAGGGCGTCTTCACCATCTGGGTCAACCGCGCCAACTTCGAGAAGGCCAAGGAAGCCATGAGGCGTGCCGGCCACAAGCTCCCGACCCCCTACAGGGTCGTCGTCGAGAAGGGCGCAGAGCTCGTTAAGTAA
- a CDS encoding translation initiation factor IF-2 subunit beta has protein sequence MEGYDSLLSRAISKTPNPNASGERFNVPKPKTFIEGRTTVWDNFEEIRDTLNREQDHFLKFLLKEMGTAGKVEGNRLVLQGRFTSEQISSLVDEYVGEYVRCAECGRPDTKLVKYDRVTTLKCDACGAQRSIQKRRSKMASVKAVASIEEGKTYEFKIETQGKKGDGIAKVDKFTIFIPNARTGEIVKAKINKVDGNLAFASKQ, from the coding sequence ATGGAAGGATACGACTCATTATTAAGCAGGGCGATCTCCAAAACGCCTAACCCCAACGCGAGCGGAGAGCGCTTTAATGTACCGAAGCCGAAGACTTTTATCGAGGGCCGGACCACCGTCTGGGACAATTTCGAAGAAATCCGCGACACCCTGAACAGGGAGCAGGACCACTTTTTGAAATTCCTGCTCAAGGAAATGGGCACCGCGGGCAAAGTCGAAGGCAACAGGCTTGTCCTGCAGGGACGTTTCACCTCTGAACAGATAAGTTCCCTGGTGGACGAGTACGTCGGAGAGTACGTAAGGTGCGCAGAATGCGGCCGCCCTGACACTAAGCTGGTCAAGTATGACCGGGTTACCACTCTCAAGTGCGATGCCTGCGGAGCCCAGCGCTCGATCCAGAAGAGAAGGTCTAAGATGGCCTCTGTCAAAGCCGTGGCATCCATAGAGGAAGGCAAGACCTACGAGTTCAAGATCGAGACCCAGGGCAAAAAGGGCGACGGTATCGCCAAGGTAGACAAGTTCACTATCTTCATCCCCAACGCCAGGACAGGGGAGATCGTCAAAGCCAAGATCAACAAGGTCGACGGCAACCTCGCTTTCGCGTCCAAACAATAA